A genomic segment from Frateuria edaphi encodes:
- a CDS encoding tyrosine-type recombinase/integrase gives MKNTHRKVPWNKGKLIGQKAPLKLKELWAIRVRLQLTGHTRNLALFNLEIDSKLRGCDLICLRVHDVSQGTSISSRAIVLQRKTRRPVQFEISEQTRAALLSWIHSARLGLADYLFPGRHGRDTCLSTRQYARIVDAWVASIGLDPHMYGTHSMRRTKAALIYRQTKNLRAVQLLLGHTKLESTVRYLGIEVDDALESDPAP, from the coding sequence ATGAAGAACACGCACCGCAAAGTCCCTTGGAACAAGGGCAAGCTGATCGGGCAAAAGGCACCACTCAAGCTCAAGGAACTCTGGGCCATACGGGTAAGGCTCCAGCTAACCGGGCACACACGCAACCTTGCCCTGTTCAACCTCGAGATCGATTCGAAGCTCCGAGGCTGCGACTTGATCTGCTTGCGTGTCCATGACGTCTCGCAAGGAACATCAATCTCTTCGCGGGCAATCGTTCTTCAGCGTAAGACGCGCCGCCCGGTGCAGTTCGAGATCAGCGAGCAGACGAGAGCCGCGCTCCTCTCATGGATTCACTCAGCGCGGCTCGGCTTGGCTGACTACCTGTTCCCCGGCCGGCACGGCCGTGACACCTGTCTCTCGACCAGGCAGTACGCGCGGATTGTGGACGCGTGGGTCGCGTCGATCGGCTTGGACCCGCACATGTACGGTACCCACAGCATGCGTCGCACCAAGGCGGCGCTCATCTACCGGCAAACCAAAAACCTACGAGCCGTGCAACTGCTCCTAGGGCACACCAAGCTTGAAAGTACCGTCAGGTATTTGGGGATTGAGGTGGATGACGCACTTGAAAGCGATCCAGCCCCTTAG
- a CDS encoding H-NS family nucleoid-associated regulatory protein — protein sequence MAINLDSLSPAELQALIKSAEAQMQSARKNHIQEVRTKIEGLLKSAGLTIDDVYPRRGGQGGKGPKAAVAPKYRNPENPAQTWSGRGKRPLWLSEALKKKGVTADSMLIGGAATKPTPARKVAAKATKKAPAKKPLKK from the coding sequence ATGGCCATCAATCTCGATTCGCTTTCGCCAGCCGAACTTCAGGCTCTCATCAAGAGCGCCGAAGCGCAGATGCAATCTGCCCGCAAGAACCACATCCAAGAGGTCAGGACCAAGATTGAGGGGCTCCTTAAGAGCGCAGGCCTGACCATCGACGACGTATACCCCCGCCGCGGTGGGCAAGGCGGCAAAGGTCCGAAGGCTGCTGTAGCACCGAAGTATCGCAACCCGGAGAACCCTGCCCAAACGTGGTCGGGACGCGGCAAGCGCCCACTTTGGCTCTCGGAGGCTCTGAAGAAGAAGGGAGTAACAGCAGACAGCATGCTCATTGGCGGTGCCGCAACGAAGCCCACCCCTGCCAGGAAGGTTGCTGCGAAGGCCACCAAGAAGGCCCCCGCCAAGAAGCCACTAAAGAAGTAG